In the Ochrobactrum sp. Marseille-Q0166 genome, one interval contains:
- a CDS encoding TetR/AcrR family transcriptional regulator, giving the protein MILTPKAKTTRQNILDAGYSLVLKKGFSALGLQEILKVSGVPKGSFYHYFPSKEAFGCALLQDYVDDYSQRLNHLLSLQAVTARERLMRYWQAWIDDPLARDVIGGWAEDCLVVKLSAEVADLSEPMRAVLSDGVALLLQRISRLIAEAREDGSLPPGPPPAALAQVLYQMWLGAALLAKLTRTRTPMEQAMTATERLLACEPPHNPV; this is encoded by the coding sequence ATGATATTGACACCCAAAGCTAAAACGACCCGGCAGAACATCCTTGATGCCGGCTACAGCCTCGTGCTGAAAAAGGGCTTTTCCGCCCTCGGCCTTCAGGAGATTCTGAAGGTTTCCGGTGTGCCCAAAGGTTCGTTCTATCACTACTTCCCGTCCAAGGAGGCGTTCGGTTGCGCGCTTTTGCAGGACTATGTGGATGATTACAGTCAGCGGCTCAACCATTTGCTGTCGCTGCAAGCCGTGACAGCACGCGAGCGCCTGATGCGTTACTGGCAAGCCTGGATTGACGATCCGCTTGCGCGTGACGTGATTGGCGGCTGGGCCGAGGACTGCCTCGTCGTCAAGCTCTCGGCGGAAGTCGCGGACCTGTCAGAGCCCATGCGGGCTGTCCTGAGCGATGGCGTAGCGCTGCTGCTTCAGCGGATTTCCAGACTGATCGCCGAGGCACGCGAAGACGGTTCGCTGCCACCCGGACCACCCCCTGCTGCGTTGGCGCAGGTGCTTTATCAGATGTGGCTTGGCGCTGCGCTGCTCGCAAAGCTGACTCGAACCCGCACCCCGATGGAACAGGCCATGACCGCGACCGAGCGGCTTCTCGCCTGCGAGCCACCACACAACCCCGTGTAA
- a CDS encoding TRAP transporter small permease: MNKLDQIIQKFLLWAIGTLIFAMMVVTFSQVVARYAFANSLSWSEEVGRYIFVWITFLGMSAAFQSRAHVALDFLVNLLPAKPSKLLTILNALLVALVGAALIIGGASLIKFGMNQRSAALGIPMYVIYSVIPFSGVTLLYFALREAWRRTLSSGPIVRDASVITAEGSLE; encoded by the coding sequence TTGAACAAACTTGACCAAATTATCCAAAAATTTCTGCTTTGGGCAATCGGTACGCTGATCTTTGCCATGATGGTGGTGACATTCTCTCAGGTTGTAGCACGTTACGCATTTGCGAATTCGCTCAGCTGGTCAGAAGAAGTCGGGCGTTATATTTTTGTATGGATCACCTTTCTCGGTATGTCTGCCGCCTTTCAGTCACGAGCGCATGTTGCGCTTGATTTCCTCGTGAACCTGTTGCCCGCCAAGCCGTCAAAGCTATTGACAATACTTAATGCTCTTCTTGTGGCTTTGGTTGGGGCAGCACTGATCATCGGTGGTGCTTCGCTGATCAAGTTTGGGATGAACCAACGGAGCGCGGCTTTAGGCATACCGATGTACGTCATTTATTCTGTAATCCCGTTTAGTGGGGTCACTCTTTTGTACTTCGCGTTACGAGAAGCATGGCGTCGCACACTCAGCAGTGGTCCTATCGTCAGGGATGCTTCTGTAATTACGGCTGAAGGATCTTTAGAATGA
- a CDS encoding aldolase translates to MDRETKAKKLCSLCRSLFDRGYSVGGAGNVSVRIEGGGFLVTPTGGSLGRLEPSDLAEISTDGEVLAGPKPSKEFTFHKALFDCRSDAGAIVHLHSTYLTALSCLEDLPQDNALRPFTPYYVMRVGYMPVIPYYRPGAVEIARDLAAAAQAHKVNAFLLASHGVVVLGKDIEDAVNNAEELEETARLAFILRSEKIRYLSESEIAELRS, encoded by the coding sequence ATGGACCGTGAGACCAAAGCAAAAAAACTTTGCAGCCTTTGTCGTAGCTTGTTCGATCGGGGTTATTCGGTTGGAGGTGCTGGAAACGTCTCGGTGCGAATTGAGGGTGGTGGTTTTCTTGTCACGCCTACTGGTGGGAGTCTGGGAAGGCTGGAGCCATCGGACCTCGCCGAGATTAGCACTGATGGTGAAGTATTGGCAGGACCTAAACCGTCAAAAGAGTTCACCTTTCACAAGGCTCTGTTCGACTGTCGTAGTGATGCGGGTGCGATAGTTCATTTACATTCCACTTATTTAACGGCGCTTTCGTGTCTGGAAGATTTGCCACAAGACAATGCTTTGCGCCCCTTTACACCGTATTATGTGATGCGCGTTGGCTACATGCCCGTAATTCCCTATTACCGCCCTGGTGCGGTTGAAATTGCTAGAGATCTCGCAGCGGCAGCCCAAGCACATAAAGTGAATGCCTTTCTGCTGGCTTCGCACGGTGTGGTTGTTCTTGGTAAAGATATTGAGGATGCCGTTAACAACGCAGAAGAGCTAGAGGAAACAGCGCGGCTGGCATTTATATTGCGAAGTGAAAAAATCCGCTACTTAAGCGAGAGCGAAATCGCAGAGCTTCGTTCGTAA
- a CDS encoding 3-hydroxyacyl-CoA dehydrogenase — protein MKIAIIGCGVVGSSWSLVFARAGHDLVIYDQNTSAAEAAVAFVAAANPVFAEKCRVAKSLADALTGVDYVQESAPERLPIKQALYQEMDALVAPTTIIGSSTSGFPASEFTEGLVNAERCLVAHPINPPHLIPLVELIPAPWTSSETLSFTRDLMRELGQSPITLTREINGFVVNRLQSALLGEAFRLVEDGICTPAEVDAAVADGLGLRWCFMGPFATIDLNAANGVAEYCANLGPMYHRLATEQADPREWGPELVSSIEGKMRDAVSAADLPNRRKWRDKFLASIVEAKRNITKELGS, from the coding sequence ATGAAAATTGCTATCATCGGGTGTGGTGTAGTTGGTTCGTCCTGGTCACTGGTCTTCGCACGTGCAGGTCATGATCTCGTAATTTACGATCAGAATACGAGTGCAGCAGAAGCGGCAGTTGCTTTTGTTGCTGCCGCAAATCCAGTGTTTGCGGAGAAATGCCGCGTTGCGAAGAGTCTAGCCGATGCTTTGACTGGCGTGGATTATGTGCAAGAAAGTGCACCTGAGCGATTGCCGATTAAGCAAGCGCTTTATCAAGAGATGGATGCGCTTGTCGCTCCAACGACTATCATTGGTAGTTCAACGTCTGGATTCCCGGCTTCTGAATTCACCGAAGGTCTTGTGAATGCCGAACGTTGTCTGGTTGCGCATCCTATCAATCCACCCCATCTTATTCCGCTTGTCGAACTGATCCCCGCTCCATGGACCTCGTCGGAGACGCTAAGTTTCACTCGTGATCTCATGCGTGAATTAGGTCAGAGCCCAATCACTTTGACCCGAGAGATCAATGGTTTTGTAGTCAACCGACTTCAGAGCGCGTTGCTTGGTGAAGCATTCCGCTTGGTTGAAGACGGCATTTGTACGCCTGCCGAAGTTGATGCGGCGGTGGCAGATGGCCTTGGCCTGCGTTGGTGCTTCATGGGGCCTTTCGCGACTATTGATCTGAATGCGGCCAACGGTGTAGCTGAATATTGTGCCAATCTGGGGCCGATGTATCACCGCCTTGCAACGGAGCAAGCTGATCCACGTGAATGGGGCCCGGAGCTGGTTTCATCCATTGAAGGTAAAATGCGCGATGCCGTTTCTGCTGCAGATCTTCCTAATCGTCGCAAATGGCGCGATAAGTTCCTTGCCTCCATCGTTGAGGCAAAGCGCAATATAACGAAGGAACTTGGTTCATGA
- a CDS encoding SDR family oxidoreductase, whose amino-acid sequence MSTRQLNGKLSMADLSGKVIWVTGAGSGIGEASSLTLAASGATVVLTGRRHNALDSVASRIIAAGGSAIIEPGDLTNAVRVQEIADSIVKRFGRLDILVNNAGINIRDRSSATLTPAGVDTLLSTNLAAAFYCVTSVLPIFRGQGGGLMIHTASWLGRHSHKLAGAGYSATKHAVVAMSHAINMEEFSNNIRSCALCPGEVATPVLENRPVPVPQDERDRMLQSQDLADMILMVASLPDRVCVNEIVISPTWNRMFLSQEQSGLVAQLKGAAA is encoded by the coding sequence ATGTCAACAAGGCAACTAAACGGGAAGTTATCGATGGCCGATCTATCTGGCAAAGTTATCTGGGTTACGGGAGCAGGCAGCGGAATTGGTGAAGCTTCGTCTCTAACCTTGGCTGCTTCAGGTGCTACTGTGGTACTCACGGGGCGCCGGCATAATGCGCTCGATTCCGTTGCTTCTAGGATCATTGCCGCAGGCGGTTCAGCCATTATTGAACCGGGTGATCTGACTAATGCGGTTCGCGTGCAAGAAATCGCAGATTCTATTGTGAAACGTTTCGGGCGACTTGATATCCTAGTCAATAATGCTGGAATTAATATTCGCGATAGAAGCTCAGCAACTTTGACACCTGCAGGTGTCGACACGTTATTATCTACCAATCTTGCCGCTGCTTTCTACTGTGTCACAAGCGTGTTGCCGATTTTTCGGGGTCAGGGCGGCGGGTTGATGATCCATACGGCTTCTTGGTTAGGCCGTCATAGCCATAAATTGGCGGGTGCAGGATACAGTGCGACCAAGCATGCAGTTGTTGCGATGAGCCATGCTATAAACATGGAAGAATTCTCTAATAATATCCGTTCCTGCGCACTGTGCCCGGGCGAGGTCGCGACACCGGTGCTCGAAAACAGACCTGTTCCAGTGCCGCAGGATGAACGTGATCGTATGTTGCAGTCTCAAGATCTTGCCGACATGATTTTAATGGTTGCATCGCTGCCGGATCGGGTTTGCGTCAATGAAATTGTCATCAGCCCAACCTGGAACAGGATGTTCTTATCACAAGAGCAATCGGGACTTGTTGCACAGCTGAAAGGCGCTGCTGCTTAA
- a CDS encoding TRAP transporter substrate-binding protein, with translation MISLRKTLKNASLAALASLAIASVPLVAYAQDVLNLKLGHIQSEQDLWHYGAQKFKEELEARSDGKITLTIYPNSTIGGDRDLVEGMQMGTVDFGLIAGVLGNFEPSIQLLELPYLFRSQDEFDTVIGGEIGAEIAENVRQNANVRILNWWERGSRQVTSMKPINGLEDLKGLKIRVPEIPAMVATWRAMGANPTPMAWSEVYTGLEQHVIDAQENPIPFIYGGRLGEVQDYLAFTNHKFEYVTLAMSELRWNQLTDEQKKIITEAAAAATAAENEAVRTQTSEMLKKMTDQGLKVTEPNTDEIAAAAVVAHEPFAKTVNIDLYNRIITALKR, from the coding sequence ATGATTAGTCTTAGAAAGACTCTTAAAAACGCGTCGCTTGCAGCGCTAGCAAGCCTTGCAATCGCTTCAGTTCCGCTGGTTGCCTACGCGCAAGATGTGCTGAATTTGAAACTTGGCCATATCCAATCCGAACAAGACCTTTGGCACTATGGCGCGCAAAAGTTCAAAGAAGAGCTTGAGGCGCGCTCTGATGGCAAAATTACTCTCACCATCTACCCAAACTCTACCATCGGCGGTGATCGTGATCTCGTCGAAGGTATGCAGATGGGAACTGTCGACTTTGGCTTGATCGCTGGCGTTCTAGGCAATTTCGAACCGTCGATCCAACTTCTGGAACTACCATATCTCTTCCGCTCACAAGATGAGTTTGACACCGTGATCGGCGGAGAAATTGGTGCAGAAATCGCTGAGAATGTACGCCAGAATGCAAATGTACGTATTTTAAATTGGTGGGAACGCGGTTCTCGTCAAGTCACTTCAATGAAGCCGATCAATGGGCTTGAAGATTTGAAGGGACTAAAAATACGCGTTCCAGAAATCCCAGCTATGGTTGCAACATGGCGTGCGATGGGGGCCAATCCAACACCAATGGCTTGGAGTGAAGTCTATACGGGTCTTGAGCAGCACGTGATTGACGCTCAGGAAAACCCTATTCCATTCATTTATGGTGGACGTCTTGGTGAGGTTCAGGACTATCTCGCTTTCACCAACCACAAATTTGAATATGTTACGCTTGCTATGAGTGAGTTGCGCTGGAACCAGCTGACTGACGAGCAGAAGAAAATCATCACAGAGGCAGCAGCTGCAGCAACGGCGGCTGAGAATGAGGCAGTTCGAACACAAACGTCGGAAATGCTAAAAAAGATGACTGATCAGGGACTAAAAGTAACCGAACCGAATACGGATGAAATAGCTGCCGCCGCAGTTGTGGCTCATGAGCCTTTCGCCAAAACGGTCAACATAGATCTTTATAACCGCATTATTACAGCCCTCAAACGCTGA
- a CDS encoding FCD domain-containing protein, protein MSGFGTPVHLSRERLSDKIARDIEARVLSGELTVGDQLPSERELMVHYGVGRPAVREALLWLNKTGILAVSNGDRTRVTEPDPRDLLQLLSGAAKMLVAKPQGVRQFQKTRTFVEVAMVRDAARLASLSDIAKLEELLKKNESSGGDIAVFSATDDAFHQFIATIGQDPLLDALYEVVMDLLEDQRRMSLSHPQALSMAAAAHRKIFEAIRDHDADRAEAAMRDHLNTVVQTYWDISEQKSGTD, encoded by the coding sequence ATGAGTGGATTTGGCACGCCCGTACATCTAAGTCGTGAAAGATTGTCAGATAAAATTGCACGTGACATTGAAGCTCGTGTGCTGTCTGGCGAGTTAACAGTCGGCGACCAACTCCCGTCTGAACGGGAACTGATGGTTCATTATGGTGTAGGGCGGCCAGCTGTTCGCGAGGCTTTGCTTTGGCTCAACAAAACTGGGATTCTGGCAGTTTCAAACGGCGATCGAACGCGCGTTACGGAACCTGATCCACGCGATTTACTCCAGCTTCTTTCAGGAGCCGCGAAAATGCTTGTGGCCAAGCCTCAAGGAGTTCGCCAGTTCCAAAAGACCCGAACTTTCGTTGAAGTTGCTATGGTGCGTGACGCCGCACGCCTTGCGAGTCTTTCAGATATAGCAAAGTTGGAAGAGTTGCTGAAGAAGAACGAAAGCAGTGGCGGTGACATCGCTGTTTTCTCTGCAACCGATGATGCTTTCCATCAGTTTATTGCGACGATTGGTCAGGACCCTCTTCTTGATGCTCTTTATGAAGTTGTGATGGATCTGCTTGAGGATCAGCGGCGGATGTCACTTAGCCATCCGCAGGCGCTTTCAATGGCTGCGGCCGCTCATCGGAAAATTTTCGAAGCGATTCGTGATCACGATGCGGATCGTGCTGAAGCCGCTATGAGAGATCATTTGAACACTGTGGTTCAAACCTATTGGGACATTTCCGAGCAGAAAAGTGGGACTGATTAA
- a CDS encoding cyclase family protein, producing MSNADLLLSLIQGAKLIDLSVLTGENQPSSPPEGQRFGQFMMNHYTWPRGQFLEYVQVHDDHTGTHCDAPCHMIPAADTGLPHANEFGSVTIDQLDLNDMIGPAVVVDVRPLIATVPKGETTHLAQSPVIDRAFLEAWEKENGEFAAGDIVLFRTDWSDNYFHPYPEGFKYDRSHPAPGADAIELLHERGVKHIGIDGRGIGLMQDDYTPHWAALGYGMIATENLTNLGKLPTRGAVFIFLPHKFEGATGGMGRAIGLVSA from the coding sequence ATGTCAAATGCCGATCTTCTACTTTCCCTTATTCAGGGTGCGAAGCTTATTGATCTCTCGGTACTCACAGGTGAGAACCAGCCGTCATCGCCGCCTGAAGGCCAGCGTTTTGGTCAGTTCATGATGAACCATTATACATGGCCGCGCGGACAGTTTCTTGAATATGTGCAAGTACATGACGACCACACAGGCACTCATTGCGATGCGCCATGTCATATGATCCCAGCAGCGGACACAGGTTTGCCTCACGCGAACGAATTCGGTAGCGTTACGATTGATCAGCTTGACCTCAATGACATGATCGGACCCGCTGTCGTTGTGGATGTCCGCCCACTCATTGCAACTGTCCCCAAAGGTGAAACCACGCATCTTGCCCAAAGTCCCGTTATTGATCGTGCGTTCCTTGAGGCATGGGAAAAGGAAAATGGTGAGTTTGCTGCAGGAGATATTGTTCTTTTTCGTACCGATTGGTCTGATAATTACTTCCACCCTTATCCAGAGGGCTTCAAATACGACCGATCGCATCCTGCACCGGGCGCAGATGCTATCGAGCTTTTGCACGAGCGGGGAGTGAAGCATATTGGGATTGACGGCCGTGGCATTGGTCTGATGCAAGATGACTACACCCCCCATTGGGCCGCGCTCGGATATGGTATGATCGCCACTGAAAATCTGACAAATCTTGGCAAGCTTCCCACAAGGGGGGCTGTCTTTATCTTCTTGCCCCACAAATTTGAAGGAGCAACGGGGGGCATGGGACGGGCAATCGGTTTAGTCAGCGCATAA
- the otnK gene encoding 3-oxo-tetronate kinase, with protein sequence MLLGCIGDDFTGSSDLANTLSKQGMRVTQYSGVPHEDAHSSVEAGVVALKSRSIPAAEAVEQSLQALKWLQAQGCKQILFKYCSTFDSTPEGNIGPVAAALADALGARKVVVCPAFPGAGRTIYQGNLFVNDRPLNESGMENHPLNPMPDSDIRRWLARQTDMPVGHVSFEKVNQGSDAIAGALALADEAGARLIVVDAISDTDLMEIGKALDGLPLLTGGSGIAIGLPHNFRQQGLVSGEKLEWQGVAGKCVVLSGSCSTATRTQVAQHRTQSLPTFEVTADDAVAGLLNPNDIAQWALKQDERPLVFSSADPEVVRKAQEKHGREKVAAAIEALFADIAKELADGGVRRVIVAGGETSGAVVEALDLKALEIGPEIAPGVPALMGTLPGGQLIALALKSGNFGGPEFFNEADLILKGS encoded by the coding sequence ATGTTACTTGGTTGTATCGGAGATGATTTCACCGGTTCCAGCGATCTTGCGAATACCTTGTCGAAACAGGGTATGCGGGTGACCCAGTATTCAGGCGTACCACACGAAGATGCGCACTCAAGCGTTGAAGCTGGTGTTGTGGCACTGAAATCGCGCAGCATTCCAGCCGCTGAAGCAGTAGAACAATCATTACAAGCATTGAAATGGCTGCAGGCTCAGGGCTGTAAGCAGATATTGTTCAAGTATTGCTCAACTTTCGACAGTACGCCTGAAGGCAATATTGGGCCCGTTGCCGCGGCTCTTGCAGATGCACTAGGAGCAAGAAAAGTTGTCGTTTGCCCAGCATTTCCAGGTGCGGGTCGTACCATCTACCAAGGCAATTTATTCGTAAATGACCGCCCGCTAAATGAAAGCGGAATGGAAAATCATCCCCTTAATCCGATGCCAGATTCTGATATTCGTCGTTGGTTGGCACGCCAGACAGATATGCCGGTCGGCCATGTATCTTTTGAGAAAGTAAATCAGGGGTCGGATGCTATCGCGGGAGCACTTGCGCTCGCTGATGAAGCCGGCGCGCGCTTAATTGTGGTCGATGCAATCTCTGACACAGACTTGATGGAGATTGGTAAGGCGCTCGACGGGCTACCGCTTTTGACAGGCGGTTCTGGAATTGCAATTGGATTGCCACATAATTTCCGCCAGCAGGGGCTCGTTTCGGGTGAGAAGCTCGAATGGCAGGGAGTTGCAGGCAAATGCGTAGTACTTTCAGGGTCATGTTCGACTGCTACGCGAACGCAAGTCGCGCAACATCGTACTCAGTCATTGCCGACTTTTGAAGTTACGGCTGATGACGCGGTCGCTGGGCTACTGAACCCAAACGACATCGCCCAATGGGCTCTGAAACAAGATGAGCGGCCTTTGGTGTTCTCCTCGGCTGATCCTGAAGTTGTGCGCAAAGCACAAGAAAAACATGGACGAGAGAAAGTTGCCGCGGCGATCGAAGCGCTTTTTGCAGATATTGCAAAAGAACTGGCAGACGGGGGCGTCAGACGCGTGATCGTGGCTGGTGGCGAAACATCGGGTGCTGTGGTCGAGGCTCTTGATTTGAAGGCGCTTGAGATTGGACCCGAAATTGCGCCTGGCGTTCCGGCTTTGATGGGAACGTTGCCGGGAGGCCAACTGATAGCGCTTGCTCTCAAGTCGGGAAATTTTGGTGGGCCTGAGTTTTTCAATGAAGCTGATCTTATTCTGAAGGGAAGCTGA
- a CDS encoding XRE family transcriptional regulator — protein sequence MTSTAPSNVGTPSIGEALRERRGYHGWTLADVAAKTGISKSTLSKIENDLISPSYQSILQLCAGLGIEIGDLVSGSNSKGEELRKLTGRRSISHGGAGLVMGDDNFTYTYFCTDIAHKRIIPMMIEVRAHSLNEVGGLWNHVGEEYLYVLEGSIELQTELYEPTILEKGDSAYFDSTMGHAYLSTGEFPAKLLVMCSSATPNLAQTLREVLSDRLGKRAKKSVSK from the coding sequence ATGACTTCAACAGCACCTTCAAATGTCGGCACACCCTCAATAGGCGAAGCGCTTCGTGAAAGAAGAGGTTATCATGGATGGACACTTGCAGACGTAGCGGCAAAAACCGGGATATCGAAATCAACCCTTTCCAAAATTGAGAATGACCTTATCTCCCCATCTTACCAGTCGATATTACAACTCTGCGCAGGGCTCGGCATTGAAATCGGTGATCTGGTTTCAGGTTCAAATTCCAAAGGCGAAGAGTTAAGAAAGTTGACGGGCCGACGAAGCATTTCGCACGGCGGCGCAGGTCTTGTTATGGGTGATGACAACTTCACCTACACCTATTTTTGTACCGATATCGCGCATAAGCGTATCATCCCTATGATGATTGAAGTCCGCGCGCATTCACTTAACGAGGTGGGAGGGCTCTGGAACCATGTTGGCGAAGAATACCTTTATGTATTAGAAGGCAGCATCGAGTTACAGACAGAGCTGTATGAGCCGACAATTCTAGAGAAAGGTGACTCAGCTTATTTTGATAGCACCATGGGACACGCTTATCTGTCTACTGGTGAATTCCCTGCAAAGTTATTGGTCATGTGCTCAAGCGCCACACCAAACCTCGCCCAAACTTTGCGTGAAGTACTAAGTGACAGACTGGGAAAACGTGCGAAGAAAAGCGTCTCAAAATAA
- a CDS encoding TRAP transporter large permease, with amino-acid sequence MISLILFGGFALFLAIGLPVAFGIAIASLVAIWYNGLPMALFGQRLFTSVDSFPLMAIPLFMLAGALMGHGGITTRIINFALSIFGNIRGSLAQVVSASGIVMGGVSGSGVADVAALGSVMIPEMKKRKYDAAFSGALVACSGSLALILPPSIAIIIYGVSAQASIGDMFMAAIAPGLAIGIGFQIYAYIYARMKGYPREGGVSNAEKWRRFKDASWSLLMPVIIIGGIRMGIFTPTEGGAVVAVYAFVVGMFVYKEITLKKIPQICMEAAIGTAVVAAIIAATSLFGWLLTNAQLPQAIAAAILTLTDNPILLLLLINVMLLIIGMFVDSGPAILLMTPILLPVANQIGVDPVQFGLIMVINLTIGLLTPPVGTALYLASSISGVAIMRLTRAMLPFWGIMIFVLLLVTYWPGFTSWAISK; translated from the coding sequence ATGATCTCTCTCATCTTATTTGGCGGTTTTGCCCTTTTCTTGGCGATTGGTTTGCCGGTAGCATTTGGTATTGCGATCGCTTCTCTTGTCGCGATTTGGTACAATGGCCTTCCGATGGCATTGTTTGGCCAGCGCCTGTTTACGTCGGTCGACTCTTTTCCCTTGATGGCAATTCCTCTTTTCATGCTTGCTGGTGCCTTGATGGGGCATGGCGGAATTACCACGCGTATTATCAACTTTGCGCTTTCGATTTTTGGGAATATTCGCGGCAGTCTTGCTCAGGTCGTATCAGCAAGTGGTATTGTGATGGGTGGTGTCTCAGGTTCTGGTGTCGCAGATGTTGCAGCACTCGGGTCGGTGATGATCCCCGAAATGAAGAAACGTAAATATGATGCTGCTTTCTCAGGGGCGCTTGTTGCGTGTTCAGGAAGTCTTGCACTTATTCTGCCGCCGAGTATCGCCATTATTATCTATGGCGTTTCAGCTCAGGCTTCCATTGGCGATATGTTTATGGCTGCAATCGCACCTGGCTTAGCTATTGGTATAGGGTTCCAGATCTACGCCTATATTTATGCGCGTATGAAGGGCTATCCACGTGAAGGTGGCGTGAGTAATGCCGAAAAATGGCGCCGTTTTAAGGATGCCAGTTGGTCGCTTTTGATGCCAGTTATTATTATTGGTGGTATCCGAATGGGGATATTCACGCCGACGGAAGGCGGTGCGGTCGTAGCAGTCTATGCCTTTGTTGTCGGCATGTTCGTCTACAAGGAAATTACCCTAAAAAAAATTCCGCAGATTTGTATGGAAGCTGCGATTGGTACGGCTGTCGTGGCAGCCATTATCGCGGCGACTTCTCTCTTCGGCTGGCTTTTGACCAACGCACAGTTGCCTCAGGCGATAGCTGCTGCCATTCTGACACTAACAGACAATCCAATTCTGCTGCTTCTTTTGATCAATGTGATGTTGCTGATCATTGGTATGTTTGTAGATAGTGGTCCTGCTATCTTGTTGATGACACCCATCTTGTTACCGGTGGCAAATCAGATTGGTGTTGACCCTGTACAGTTTGGTCTCATCATGGTTATCAACTTGACGATAGGCTTGTTGACACCACCTGTCGGAACGGCCCTCTATCTTGCCAGTTCGATATCTGGGGTTGCTATCATGCGACTGACGCGTGCGATGTTACCTTTCTGGGGTATTATGATTTTTGTGTTGCTTTTGGTGACTTACTGGCCAGGCTTCACGAGTTGGGCTATCTCAAAATAG